Below is a window of Leishmania major strain Friedlin complete genome, chromosome 29 DNA.
TCCATCACCACGTAGGCGAGCTGCTCGCGCGGCCGCAGTATTGCATCCCGAAGCCCAATGAGATGTTGCCGCCCGCGGCTGATGCGCCGTCTCTGCTGAGCGGACAGTGCGTCAAAGGCACCTTTGCGCAGCGGCCCGGACGAAGATGAAGCCGCGTCATCCCACTCAtcgtctgcagcgccgctggagAAGTAACGGTTTTGGTCCACAAACGAGGAAGGAAGACTCtcctgcacgtgcgtgttGGATTGCGCCGCCGTGGTTGGCCGAAACACGGCTCGGCCGCAGCGAAACGCGTCCCGCTCCACACGATCCCGGTTGGAAGTCCCGGCGCTCACCTCGTCCAGCACCATAATTTCTCGTAGCGTGGCGGCCTGCAACCCGTCCTCGATACTGGTGTTGTCCATGCGCTTTAAAACCATGCGACTAGGCCGACCGCCGGTGTTTCGCGGTTCGCTGCGCCCTTTCGACCCCAGCCCCACAACCACCCCGCTTGTAGGGGACGGCAAGAAGGATGCTGACTGAGAGTGTTGCAGGGGAGGCTGCGGTTGAAGTTGATGGGGTGTTGCGTCTGCTAAGAACACACAACCGTACTCGCCTCGCCCAATCTCTTCCCGAAGGTTGTACGTGCACGACGCACTTTCGACTCTGGTGCacccgcgctgctgcgccgatgGCAAAGGCGGCGATCGGGACCTTGTCCCCGCTGCGCGGCAGGGTGGGGCATCAGCCGCACCGTCTGCGTCCTTCTCATGTGGAGAGGGCCGGTGTTGACCGCCCGTGGCGACAGATTGTGCTCTTGCGTGGACCATCCTATCTTTGTTGCTCTCCGGCTGGATGCTATCTTCCTCATTCTGGTTCATCTGTACCATAGATCTCCCTCCGGGGCGAGGTTCAATGACCGCAGAGAAATCGAGAGAGTACACACCACACGAAACCCGCGGCAAAACTCAGCTATACCCCAACAGCGATCGAAGGAAGGCGGAGAAAGAGATGAGAAACACAGGTAAAAAATGAAGGGTGTGCAGGACCGATACTGAGAAGTGAAAGCGAGAAGGGCAACGGAAGATACCGGGGCAAACACAAAACAAGATCaaggcggcgtggcgcggaaGGCGAGCGTAGAGTCACCGCTGCTACGAAGAGCCGCAagccgctgttgttgttgttcgctttgcgcttgcgtgcttcctcctcctttcgaAAAGACTTCAGGgcgtgtgttttcttttttcttctgccGGTTTTCCGCGTTGATTCGACGTTGTTCGCCGGTATGGCACCctcgttgctgtcgctgttGGAGGggtttttctgtgtgtgtgaggggggagggagagcgcgacAGTgagtgctgcagctcttcttcgggtcccttttctttctggTGCTGCCTTGCCTTGTTTGCCTCGTCGTGTGGGATGCTGCAGGGACGGCTTTGGTGTATGTGAACAAACAGATGTTTATGTGCGCGTATGTGTCTTTCTGTGGCTCTGCGCACTCGCACGAGTGTGCGGGGTCTGTGCGTCGGATGAGGGGCAGGTAAGAGGAGGATTGGGTGGACGAGTACGGGGTAGCGGGAAGAGAgagccaaaaaaaaaaagaaacaaaacaagagGGAGGAGTAGGGGAAGGAGTATAAGAGGGCTCAGCTGGAGGAACAAAGACCGGCCgagaaacaaaaacgaaaagacgGACGCGACAATATTCTTTGTTAAAATCACGTAAAACAGTAAGGAGGAGCGAAGCCACTGAGAAGAAGCGACACAAGTGGACGCACGAGCGAGCCCACAGCAACAGTGAGCCGGAtgacaacagcagcaacaatATTAGATGACGATGACGGCAATCGAAATGGTTCGTGTGCCCGAGATGGAGACCCTACATACACGCAAACATGAACAAGCCACGTACACGTGCACGACAGcaacggggggggggcagaacAAAAACAAGCTCCAAACACTCAAAGGAAAGAGTGTGAGAGTGCGGACAACGCCAAGTCGAGGAAAGAGGAAAGAGGCTCAACACGACAACACAAGAACGCGGGGAGGAGACGGGAACACaaagaaaagggagaagTGAGCGGGGTCGAGGGTGGGTCGGGGAGAACACAAAGCagaacgcacacacagagaggcgaggaggagatcgaTTAACACCGCGAGGGAATTCAGGGAAGAGGCGCTCTGGGCGGAGCGAATACGGCAGCGTGGGAGGCaaagggaaagggaggaggaggaggaagataAAAAGACCAAGACgacgaacaacaaaaaaaaacgatggTTGGCGGAAAGGCAGAGAGTGGGCTATAGCAGTCCGACGGTACCGGCAAAACGCATACAACAAAGAGGGGACACAGACGCCGTGTCGAGATCAAGAAAAATGGAGAAGACGAGTGTGAAGAGGGTAGATGCGGGATGGTGAGCTCCCACActcaaacacacacacacacacacacacacagccgcggcagcgacaagcAACCACAACACGCCACTACACCAGCACTAAATATTGAATCACGTGATGAGCCAGCACCTCCACAAATGAAGAGCTGTGCTTTCAGTGAGAGTGACAGAGCAGCACCCAGAAAGGCACCTGAGATCGAGAAAGCGGAACCGTCTTTGTTGGATgcgttttgttgttgttgttgttgttgttgttgtctttCGCTCCGCTTGCGCCTCTGAGGCCCACCGTTTTaggggcgtgcgtgtgtatgcggaTTCACAGGGTCCCACCTGCCTCTCGGCCAAAGGAGAAGACAGCAGAAAACAAAGTACACAGAGGATGGCGGGAAGAGAAGGACCCAGTGACTCGAGCAAGCCCCAGATTGTACACAAAAAGAGGTGCTCTACGTTTTttctcgcacacacacagacacagcaAGACGATAAGCGTGTCTGCGTCCGTTTCCGCTCCGATTATCACGACTCGCTATTTCGAGCTCAGCCCCTCTACCTCTCTCACGCTCTGACCGTAGATTCGCTGacggagagggggaaagaaAGAGACAAGGATGAACTACAACAACGACCAATTAAAACAACTGCGGAAACACAACGGAAGAAGTGTGTGCCGCTAGTGCCTCCCTCGGCACACCCTCTTCGTGTGTCTGCACACTTGGTAGCCTTGGAActgcacacagagagagagaccggGGAAGCAGACGATAACAGACAGGATgagcagaggaggaaaaccgtgagagaaaaaaagggaagagagTGAGAAAGAACTGATGACTGACTGCGCAGAGGCGTGAACGACatcgacgcacacgcatgaaCAGACGTGCGCAAGACAAGCACGAACGAGAGCAAGATAAACGTAACAAGCGAGTTTTAAGCTGGCCCTTTCGTTATTCGTCGTTTTCCCTCCCATCCACTAAAAGTGAGCGAACAGGTACAACGAACAGAGAACACTGTGaacgcgtgtatgtgtgacCTACGACAGCGCGAGatggcagaggaggggaggaggccaAATGattgtgtgtatgtgtgtgtggtgtgccAAGGCGGTGAGGGATGTGGCTcaggaaagaaaaaaaaaagatgcgCATGATGGAGAGTGTGAAAGTCATGGGACAAAGAATGGAAAAAGGCCGAGTATCTGCAGTTGTTTGTTGACTGAGCATGCAGGCATGCGCACTTGTGCGACTGCGCGGGCATACGCGACGAAGGATGCCGTGAGTACTGACAGACCTGAGTAAATACACTAccgctccgcctctgtctgtgtctccATCCTCACGCCAGCTTgctgcagtggtggtgcgagagaaagggagtTCACTCTCCCTTTTCGCGCGTCTTCGTACGTCTTTTGGCTTTGCTTCGGCCCTCGACCTCGCGCTTTCGCAGAGCATACCCGCTGCCCTGACACAGTgtaggggtggggggtggggggcatTCACGCCCATGCTTCGAGCGTTGCGTCCCTCTTGAAAGGATACTGGCATGAACGCAGCTAAAGGGCAACCGAATCACTGTTGATGGTTTCCGGAGGTCTTTgtagtttttttttttgcttgaAACATGAACACGTGCGCGTACACATCCGGGCGAGGTCAGAGGGAtggtggtgagggaggggggggcggccGGTGAGGGCGCGAGGGTCACAGTTCGTTTTCTCATGTGCAGCCTCCTCGCTCCATTCACCCGCACCTTTgtgtaccccccccccccacacacacacgcaccactATTCCTCCGCCAAGTGTACGCATGACTTTGTTTGAACATAACCACCGCCGATCGGAAAAGCAAAAGGACAGAGACCAGAACaactaaaaaaaaaagaacacaaGCGAGTTCGAGtcgtccccctcctccgctgtgaAGGAAGAGAGCACCACTGAGGCACGTAAAGCAACAGTAAAGGGCCTCCTCCTTGCGCATTGAAGAGGAGCGGGATGCCAAAGTCGCCCATAGTGAAAAGGCGCGAAGGAGAATAATAAAGCCAGCGGGCAGGAGAAACGATGGAAAgggcagcgggggggggggcttcgACTGCGCACATCGTCTATCCGTGTGCCGCTCCGGTGGCcgtgggtgggggaaggggggtaTTTCACCCTTCTCCATGAGCATCGTAACTAAATCTGCGCAGAAAACACATGGCAACAGGCGTTGTGGAGACGCGAGGGGGAGTGAAGTGGTGGTGTAACCCATGCAAGAGTGTGaagacggcgccgtcgcctaCTTGTCTGCACGGCGTATCCGCTCGTGTTTGCCACCAACTCAGTTTCATACACTACATCTCTTCTTcgaacgcacacgcacacacgcacacactcacacaaacacggagtgcagcagcagcagctgacaCATAAACCAAACGCAGTCGCGCACCAGCAAAGAAGCACTCGTGAAGCGAATCAGcaaagggagggaggagacggccaaacaacaacaacaatgacagacaacaaaaaagagtCGCAATGACAAGTGCGTAGGCGCGCTCACAGAGACGCACAAAACGCGACACTCCAGGTCAGCTACCATAGCGAGAAAACCCCGCCATCCCACACTGTTGCCACCAGcactcaccaccaccaccaccaccaccaccctgTCCGCCAACATACACTGGAACATTCTCAGCCCACCTAACAAAGGGAAAGcggtggtgggagggagggggcggctTAGAGAAGAGGACCGGAAGATGGGGAGAGAGTGGGAGACACCGCACAAAATCAAACACAACCAGCCTGAAGAAGGGGCCATACGGTGCAGCGAGACAGAgcatgtgtgtttgttttccTGCGCGTATCATCATTGAGAGACTCTCCGAAACCCGCGACAGAGGCGCACGCTCGATGCTCGCGCGCTGGCAGAACATGTTGCGCCACttgccgcacacacagcatGGCTTGGGAGGGATATCATCGAGCCAGACACGTTCTCGTGCGCGTAAACTTCGTGAAAGGAGCCGCATCTTACACCCTCCTTTcgcttctctgccgccgcaaAAACaagagcgccgccacgtTCGTCATGATGCCATAACGCACAAAAGCGCAGCGACAACGGTGCCTACGCATGTACTTCCTCACCTGCGCGCTTGATGGCCTCGAAACTGTACGGCTTGCCGTGGATGCGCTCGAAGAGGTTGAGGATGTCCTCCGCGGCGCTCTCGAAGTGCGTGGCGGCATCGTAGCTCTTGCTGATGAAGCAGCGACTCGTGCTTCCGTCCTCGAGTGGCTCATACAAGTCAGAGACTGAAATGAAAGTCTCCAAGGTGGGGCCGATCAGCTTGAGGCCGGCCTCCAGGTCAGCCTTGGGGTTCCCCGGGTGCTCGACCACGGTGCCGATCATCACAATGAACTTGCCCTCCGGGCACACCTTGTCTTCTTCACACAGCTGCAGGATGTACACGTCGTTcttgcggcgcagctccgacTGTGGGATAATGATCTGGCACGCGTTGGCGGCCACCTTTAGGTTGGGGATAGGGTGGTCCATGAtcgcgatgcagcgcaccACCTGACCACACGACCTGACACGGTCCGGAAAGTACGACGGATCGCCCAGCACCAGCTTCGCGAACGCCTTTTTGCCACCGCTCTCGATGGACTCGAAGGCACCGTTCGCGTCAAAGTTCACCTTATCCACAGGCGTCTGAAGCATGTAGGTGCCGCCGTACACGGCCGACAGGCGCGAGAAGGCCTGCGGAAGCTCGCCGCTACCATAGAGCGGGTACACGTATGGGGAGCGGTTGTACATCAAGAAGGAGTTCTCGTACAACTTGCACCGCATCACGGTGTCGATGGCTGGCTTGTGCAGGTAGTCTTCGTTGTTCTGCAGCGCCATGGCGTGCCCAACAAAGCTGATAGTGTCGTTGCCAAGGTCGAACTCCTTgaagagctgctgcatcgaCATGGTTTGCAGGTTGTAGCCCTTGTAGGTTCGGCTGTCCTTCACGTTGTAGCTGGACACATACTGGAGGAAgttgcgcaggcggcgcttcTCGAAGAAGCCCATCAGCGATGACGACAGTGCCTCCATCTCCGTCGCCGGCACCTTGGCGATCTTGCCGTCCTTCATCACAAAGGAGCAGTCGAGCAACATGAACTCCATGTTGTAGCGGTCCACGACGGTGGCGCGCAGGATCTTGACCAGCTCACCGGCGCACATGAGCACCTTCGGGATCAGATCGATGTTGTAGAGATGGCTGCGGCCCATGGAAGCCGGCGGCGTGCCCTTGTTGAACTTCTGGTAGAGCTGTTCCAAGTTCAACGAGGCGCTCTCACCGCCGTAGTACGCGTTGCGGTCCACGTGCAGCACCTTGTAGCCGTTCACGGACAGCAGGCCGGACAGCACGCACTCCACTAGTCCCGTCCCGCACACAATCGCATCGTATGTCTCCTCCATGGCGGTGAGTGGTTTCTTGTTGTGTGCGCAGTTTATGTTGTGAAGACAAGCAGAATaaccggcgctgcagcgctgcggtggtCGGGCTTTTCGCTAATATCTAGTGTGCTGGAGTTGggacgagagggagagagagaggaggggggaggaggggggggggggcagagacgcgctgcagaggcggagggaaAGTAAAGGAGAACGGTGAGCAACAAAGAAAGACAGCGCAAttctgtatatatatatatatgtgtgtgtgagtgtatgtgtgtgtgtgtgtataggTACGCAGTGACGACCAGCTGCAGTAGATCACATGGAGGCCACGGAAAAAGAGAGAATCAGaagaaaggggagggggaacaCGTTGGCAGCGGATGAGGTAGACAGGGAGCAAGAAGAGCATCAGCTTCAAAGGAAGCGATgctgcatgtgtgcacggatacaccacacacacacacacacacaaagatCGAGGGGAACGTGGCAAATTGCCTTCCAGCATTGCTTACCAGATGAGAGGGGCTTCCGCGCCCTTCGTGCCGTCCTGTGAACTGCGCGCTGTGTGTTGGGGGAGCGGGCGGGTggcgggaagggggaggggcacagagagaaggcgaggaggacagcgcctGTGTGGTATTGGTGAGAACAACTAGGGATAGAGAGAGCCGGGTCAGTGAAACAAGCAGAATTACACGAGGGAAACTCTGCCGAAAAGTGGGTGTAGACTTGGTCGCCTCTCTATCTGTCTCTTGCGCCGTTCCTCGTGGAGTGCTTAGTCAGAGCCTGGGGTGCTGAGTAAGCTCGACAGGCAGGTGCtcgcctgctgcttctgcgccGCTGAATCGAGGCGCAGTTGCGGTGCCTTTCGTGTTCTCCGCAGGGCGTCGTGGGCGAGAAAAGTCCGGCACCACGACCCTTCGAGATGCGGCAGAGGGGGTGCACGAGGGGTTGTGCTCGAGCGCCGTGCGATGGCTGCTGCCCATCACGTGCTCTGCCATGCGATGCCACCCAATCACGCAGTCGCA
It encodes the following:
- a CDS encoding putative rab-GDP dissociation inhibitor (previous protein_id=AAZ09673.1), whose protein sequence is MEETYDAIVCGTGLVECVLSGLLSVNGYKVLHVDRNAYYGGESASLNLEQLYQKFNKGTPPASMGRSHLYNIDLIPKVLMCAGELVKILRATVVDRYNMEFMLLDCSFVMKDGKIAKVPATEMEALSSSLMGFFEKRRLRNFLQYVSSYNVKDSRTYKGYNLQTMSMQQLFKEFDLGNDTISFVGHAMALQNNEDYLHKPAIDTVMRCKLYENSFLMYNRSPYVYPLYGSGELPQAFSRLSAVYGGTYMLQTPVDKVNFDANGAFESIESGGKKAFAKLVLGDPSYFPDRVRSCGQVVRCIAIMDHPIPNLKVAANACQIIIPQSELRRKNDVYILQLCEEDKVCPEGKFIVMIGTVVEHPGNPKADLEAGLKLIGPTLETFISVSDLYEPLEDGSTSRCFISKSYDAATHFESAAEDILNLFERIHGKPYSFEAIKRAGEEVHA